The following are from one region of the Stigmatopora argus isolate UIUO_Sarg chromosome 9, RoL_Sarg_1.0, whole genome shotgun sequence genome:
- the LOC144082025 gene encoding UDP-N-acetylglucosamine--peptide N-acetylglucosaminyltransferase 110 kDa subunit isoform X2, which translates to MASSVGNVADSTGLAELAHREYQSGDFEAAERHCMQLWRQEPDNTGVLLLLSSIHFQCRRLDRSAHFSTLAIKQNPMLAEAYSNLGNVYKERGQLQEAIEHYRHALRLKPDFIDGYINLAAALVAAGDMEGAVQAYVSALQYNPDLYCVRSDLGNLLKALGRLEEAKACYLKAIETQPNFAVAWSNLGCVFNAQGEIWLAIHHFEKAVTLDPNFLDAYINLGNVLKEARIFDRAVAGYLRALSLSPNHAVVHGNLACVYYEQGLIDLAIDTYRRAIELQPHFPDAYCNLANALKEKGNVSEAEECYNTALRLCPTHADSLNNLANIKREQGNIEDAVQLYRKALEVFPEFAAAHSNLASVLQQQGKLQEALMHYKEAIRISPTFADAYSNMGNTLKEMQDVQGALQCYTRAIQINPAFADAHSNLASIHKDSGNIPEAIASYRTALKLKPDFPDAYCNLAHCLQIVCDWTDYDDRMKKLVSIVADQLEKNRLPSVHPHHSMLYPLSHGFRKAIAERHGNLCLDKINALHKPAFEHPKDLTASGGRLRVGYVSSDFGNHPTSHLMQSIPGMHNPEKFEVFCYALSPDDSTNFRVKVVAEAHNFTDLSQSPCNGKAADRIHQDGVHILINMNGYTKGARNELFALRPAPIQAMWLGYPGTSGAPFMDYIISDKETSPGEVVEQYSEKVAYMPHTFFIGDHANMFPHLKKKAVIDFKSNGHIFDNRIVLNGIDLKAFLDSLPDVKVIKMKCDNQEPATDTNVALSMPVIPMNTAAEAIINMINQGQIQVTINSFTVSNGLATTQINNKAATGEEVPRTIVVTTRSQYGLPEDSIVYCNFNQLYKIDPPTLQMWANILKRVQNSVLWLLRFPAVGEPNIQQYAQNMGVPASRIIFSPVAPKEEHVRRGQLADVCLDTPLCNGHTTGMDVLWAGTPMVTMPGETLASRVAASQLSCLGCPELIAHSRQDYEDVAVKLGSDMEYLKMIRARVWKQRICSPLFNTKQYTMDLEKLYLKMWEHHSNGKKPENMFKVHAVESSDSA; encoded by the exons ATGGCGAGCTCCGTGGGGAACGTGGCTGATAGCACAG GGTTGGCCGAGCTGGCACATCGGGAATATCAGTCGGGGGACTTTGAAGCGGCTGAGCGCCATTGCATGCAGCTATGGCGTCAGGAGCCTGATAACACAGGCGTGCTGCTGCTCCTGTCTTCCATTCACTTCCAGTGCCGAAGACTTGACAG ATCTGCTCACTTCAGCACGTTAGCCATCAAACAGAACCCCATGCTGGCCGAGGCGTACTCCAACCTGGGGAACGTGTACAAGGAACGCGGGCAACTGCAGGAAGCCATCGAACATTACCGTCACGCCCTGCGACTAAAGCCTGACTTCATCGACGGTTACATCAACTTGGCGGCGGCTCTGGTGGCCGCCGGCGACATGGAAGGAGCTGTACAGGCTTACGTGTCTGCATTACAGTATAACCCT GATCTGTACTGTGTGCGTAGTGACTTGGGAAACTTGCTGAAGGCGCTTGGGCGCTTGGAAGAGGCCAAG GCTTGCTACCTGAAAGCCATTGAAACGCAGCCCAACTTCGCAGTGGCGTGGAGCAACCTCGGATGCGTGTTCAATGCCCAGGGGGAAATCTGGCTGGCCATACACCATTTTGAAAAG GCTGTAACACTGGATCCAAATTTCCTTGATGCGTACATCAATTTAGGGAATGTCCTGAAGGAAGCCCGAATCTTTGACAG AGCCGTGGCCGGATACTTGAGAGCTTTGAGTCTTAGTCCCAACCATGCCGTGGTCCACGGAAACCTGGCCTGCGTCTACTACGAGCAAGGCCTCATTGACCTCGCTATCGACACCTACCGCCGAGCTATTGAGCTGCAGCCTCACTTTCCGGACGCCTACTGCAACTTGGCCAACGCGCTAAAGGAGAAAGGCAAT GTGTCCGAAGCGGAAGAGTGCTACAACACGGCTTTGCGCCTGTGCCCGACCCACGCGGACTCGCTCAACAACCTGGCCAATATCAAGCGCGAACAAGGCAACATCGAGGATGCGGTTCAGCTTTACAGGAAAGCCCTCGAG GTGTTCCCGGAGTTTGCCGCGGCTCACTCCAACTTGGCCAGTGTCTTGCAACAGCAGGGCAAACTTCAGGAAGCCCTCATGCACTACAAGGAGGCCATCAG GATTAGCCCCACATTTGCGGACGCGTACTCGAACATGGGCAACACGTTGAAGGAAATGCAAGACGTGCAAGGAGCGCTGCAGTGCTACACCCGTGCCATCCAAATCAACCCTGCTTTTGCAGATGCTCACAGCAATTTGGCTTCCATACACAAA GATTCTGGGAACATCCCTGAGGCTATTGCATCTTACCGTACCGCCTTGAAACTCAAGCCGGATTTCCCTGATGCTTATTGTAACCTGGCACATTGCTTACAG attGTGTGTGATTGGACAGATTATGATGATCGGATGAAAAAATTAGTGAGCATTGTTGCTGACCAGCTGGAGAAAAACCGTTTACCATCCGTGCACCCGCACCACAGTATGTTGTACCCGCTCTCCCACGGATTTCGCAAGGCCATTGCTGAGCGCCATGGAAACCTTTGCCTCGACAAG ATCAATGCTTTGCACAAACCCGCCTTCGAGCATCCGAAAGACCTGACGGCCAGCGGCGGGCGCCTGCGCGTCGGCTACGTCAGCTCGGACTTTGGAAACCACCCGACTTCCCATTTGATGCAGTCCATTCCTGGAATGCATAATCCGGAGAAGTTTGAA GTGTTTTGCTACGCCCTGAGCCCTGACGACAGTACCAACTTTAGAGTCAAAGTGGTGGCAGAGGCTCATAATTTCACCGACCTGTCTCAG AGTCCTTGCAATGGCAAGGCCGCAGACCGCATTCACCAGGATGGAGTCCACATTCTGATCAACATGAATGGCTACACCAAAGGGGCCCGAAATGAACTGTTTGCCCTGCGCCCGGCACCTATTCAG GCAATGTGGCTCGGTTACCCCGGAACCAGCGGGGCCCCCTTCATGGACTACATCATCAGCGACAAGGAAACATCACCTGGGGAAGTTGTTGAGCAATATTCTGAGAAGGTGGCTTACATGCCTCATACCTTCTTTATTGGAGATCACGCCAACATGTTTCCTCATCTCAAG AAAAAGGCAGTGATTGATTTCAAATCAAACGGTCACATCTTTGACAACCGAATCGTTCTCAACGGTATTGACCTGAAAGCCTTCTTGGACAGTCTGCCAGATGTCAAAGTGATAAAG ATGAAATGCGACAATCAGGAACCGGCAACAGACACAAACGTAGCGTTGTCAATGCCCGTGATCCCCATGAACACTGCTGCCGAGGCCATCATCAATATGATCAACCAGGGCCAAATCCAGGTGACCATCAACAGCTTTACCGTCAGCAACGGCCTGGCCACCACGCAG ATCAATAATAAAGCCGCCACGGGCGAGGAGGTGCCGCGCACCATTGTCGTGACCACCCGCTCCCAGTACGGTCTTCCGGAGGACTCCATTGTTTACTGTAACTTCAACCAACTGTACAAAATTGACCCTCCAACCCTCCAAATGTGGGCCAAT ATCCTGAAACGTGTGCAGAACAGCGTGTTGTGGCTCCTTCGCTTCCCCGCCGTGGGAGAGCCCAACATCCAGCAGTACGCCCAGAACATGGGGGTCCCCGCTTCCCGCATCATCTTCTCCCCCGTGGCCCCCAAAGAGGAGCACGTGAGGCGGGGCCAGCTGGCCGACGTGTGCCTGGACACGCCCCTGTGCAACGGGCACACCACGGGCATGGACGTCCTGTGGGCCGGGACGCCCATGGTCACCATGCCAG gTGAAACGCTGGCCTCACGAGTGGCGGCCTCGCAACTCAGCTGCCTCGGCTGTCCGGAACTCATCGCTCATAGTCGACAGGATTACGAAGACGTAGCGGTCAAGCTGGGCTCCGACATGGAATA CTTAAAGATGATTCGAGCTCGTGTTTGGAAGCAGCGCATCTGCAGTCCTCTCTTCAACACCAAGCAGTACACCATGGACCTGGAAAAACTCTACTTGAAAATGTGGGAGCACCACAGCAACGGCAAGAAGCCCGAAAACATGTTTAAAGTCCACGCGGTAGAAAGCAGCGACAGCGCCTGA
- the LOC144082025 gene encoding UDP-N-acetylglucosamine--peptide N-acetylglucosaminyltransferase 110 kDa subunit isoform X1 — protein MASSVGNVADSTEPTKRILSFQGLAELAHREYQSGDFEAAERHCMQLWRQEPDNTGVLLLLSSIHFQCRRLDRSAHFSTLAIKQNPMLAEAYSNLGNVYKERGQLQEAIEHYRHALRLKPDFIDGYINLAAALVAAGDMEGAVQAYVSALQYNPDLYCVRSDLGNLLKALGRLEEAKACYLKAIETQPNFAVAWSNLGCVFNAQGEIWLAIHHFEKAVTLDPNFLDAYINLGNVLKEARIFDRAVAGYLRALSLSPNHAVVHGNLACVYYEQGLIDLAIDTYRRAIELQPHFPDAYCNLANALKEKGNVSEAEECYNTALRLCPTHADSLNNLANIKREQGNIEDAVQLYRKALEVFPEFAAAHSNLASVLQQQGKLQEALMHYKEAIRISPTFADAYSNMGNTLKEMQDVQGALQCYTRAIQINPAFADAHSNLASIHKDSGNIPEAIASYRTALKLKPDFPDAYCNLAHCLQIVCDWTDYDDRMKKLVSIVADQLEKNRLPSVHPHHSMLYPLSHGFRKAIAERHGNLCLDKINALHKPAFEHPKDLTASGGRLRVGYVSSDFGNHPTSHLMQSIPGMHNPEKFEVFCYALSPDDSTNFRVKVVAEAHNFTDLSQSPCNGKAADRIHQDGVHILINMNGYTKGARNELFALRPAPIQAMWLGYPGTSGAPFMDYIISDKETSPGEVVEQYSEKVAYMPHTFFIGDHANMFPHLKKKAVIDFKSNGHIFDNRIVLNGIDLKAFLDSLPDVKVIKMKCDNQEPATDTNVALSMPVIPMNTAAEAIINMINQGQIQVTINSFTVSNGLATTQINNKAATGEEVPRTIVVTTRSQYGLPEDSIVYCNFNQLYKIDPPTLQMWANILKRVQNSVLWLLRFPAVGEPNIQQYAQNMGVPASRIIFSPVAPKEEHVRRGQLADVCLDTPLCNGHTTGMDVLWAGTPMVTMPGETLASRVAASQLSCLGCPELIAHSRQDYEDVAVKLGSDMEYLKMIRARVWKQRICSPLFNTKQYTMDLEKLYLKMWEHHSNGKKPENMFKVHAVESSDSA, from the exons ATGGCGAGCTCCGTGGGGAACGTGGCTGATAGCACAG AACCGACAAAACGTATTCTTTCCTTCCAAGGGTTGGCCGAGCTGGCACATCGGGAATATCAGTCGGGGGACTTTGAAGCGGCTGAGCGCCATTGCATGCAGCTATGGCGTCAGGAGCCTGATAACACAGGCGTGCTGCTGCTCCTGTCTTCCATTCACTTCCAGTGCCGAAGACTTGACAG ATCTGCTCACTTCAGCACGTTAGCCATCAAACAGAACCCCATGCTGGCCGAGGCGTACTCCAACCTGGGGAACGTGTACAAGGAACGCGGGCAACTGCAGGAAGCCATCGAACATTACCGTCACGCCCTGCGACTAAAGCCTGACTTCATCGACGGTTACATCAACTTGGCGGCGGCTCTGGTGGCCGCCGGCGACATGGAAGGAGCTGTACAGGCTTACGTGTCTGCATTACAGTATAACCCT GATCTGTACTGTGTGCGTAGTGACTTGGGAAACTTGCTGAAGGCGCTTGGGCGCTTGGAAGAGGCCAAG GCTTGCTACCTGAAAGCCATTGAAACGCAGCCCAACTTCGCAGTGGCGTGGAGCAACCTCGGATGCGTGTTCAATGCCCAGGGGGAAATCTGGCTGGCCATACACCATTTTGAAAAG GCTGTAACACTGGATCCAAATTTCCTTGATGCGTACATCAATTTAGGGAATGTCCTGAAGGAAGCCCGAATCTTTGACAG AGCCGTGGCCGGATACTTGAGAGCTTTGAGTCTTAGTCCCAACCATGCCGTGGTCCACGGAAACCTGGCCTGCGTCTACTACGAGCAAGGCCTCATTGACCTCGCTATCGACACCTACCGCCGAGCTATTGAGCTGCAGCCTCACTTTCCGGACGCCTACTGCAACTTGGCCAACGCGCTAAAGGAGAAAGGCAAT GTGTCCGAAGCGGAAGAGTGCTACAACACGGCTTTGCGCCTGTGCCCGACCCACGCGGACTCGCTCAACAACCTGGCCAATATCAAGCGCGAACAAGGCAACATCGAGGATGCGGTTCAGCTTTACAGGAAAGCCCTCGAG GTGTTCCCGGAGTTTGCCGCGGCTCACTCCAACTTGGCCAGTGTCTTGCAACAGCAGGGCAAACTTCAGGAAGCCCTCATGCACTACAAGGAGGCCATCAG GATTAGCCCCACATTTGCGGACGCGTACTCGAACATGGGCAACACGTTGAAGGAAATGCAAGACGTGCAAGGAGCGCTGCAGTGCTACACCCGTGCCATCCAAATCAACCCTGCTTTTGCAGATGCTCACAGCAATTTGGCTTCCATACACAAA GATTCTGGGAACATCCCTGAGGCTATTGCATCTTACCGTACCGCCTTGAAACTCAAGCCGGATTTCCCTGATGCTTATTGTAACCTGGCACATTGCTTACAG attGTGTGTGATTGGACAGATTATGATGATCGGATGAAAAAATTAGTGAGCATTGTTGCTGACCAGCTGGAGAAAAACCGTTTACCATCCGTGCACCCGCACCACAGTATGTTGTACCCGCTCTCCCACGGATTTCGCAAGGCCATTGCTGAGCGCCATGGAAACCTTTGCCTCGACAAG ATCAATGCTTTGCACAAACCCGCCTTCGAGCATCCGAAAGACCTGACGGCCAGCGGCGGGCGCCTGCGCGTCGGCTACGTCAGCTCGGACTTTGGAAACCACCCGACTTCCCATTTGATGCAGTCCATTCCTGGAATGCATAATCCGGAGAAGTTTGAA GTGTTTTGCTACGCCCTGAGCCCTGACGACAGTACCAACTTTAGAGTCAAAGTGGTGGCAGAGGCTCATAATTTCACCGACCTGTCTCAG AGTCCTTGCAATGGCAAGGCCGCAGACCGCATTCACCAGGATGGAGTCCACATTCTGATCAACATGAATGGCTACACCAAAGGGGCCCGAAATGAACTGTTTGCCCTGCGCCCGGCACCTATTCAG GCAATGTGGCTCGGTTACCCCGGAACCAGCGGGGCCCCCTTCATGGACTACATCATCAGCGACAAGGAAACATCACCTGGGGAAGTTGTTGAGCAATATTCTGAGAAGGTGGCTTACATGCCTCATACCTTCTTTATTGGAGATCACGCCAACATGTTTCCTCATCTCAAG AAAAAGGCAGTGATTGATTTCAAATCAAACGGTCACATCTTTGACAACCGAATCGTTCTCAACGGTATTGACCTGAAAGCCTTCTTGGACAGTCTGCCAGATGTCAAAGTGATAAAG ATGAAATGCGACAATCAGGAACCGGCAACAGACACAAACGTAGCGTTGTCAATGCCCGTGATCCCCATGAACACTGCTGCCGAGGCCATCATCAATATGATCAACCAGGGCCAAATCCAGGTGACCATCAACAGCTTTACCGTCAGCAACGGCCTGGCCACCACGCAG ATCAATAATAAAGCCGCCACGGGCGAGGAGGTGCCGCGCACCATTGTCGTGACCACCCGCTCCCAGTACGGTCTTCCGGAGGACTCCATTGTTTACTGTAACTTCAACCAACTGTACAAAATTGACCCTCCAACCCTCCAAATGTGGGCCAAT ATCCTGAAACGTGTGCAGAACAGCGTGTTGTGGCTCCTTCGCTTCCCCGCCGTGGGAGAGCCCAACATCCAGCAGTACGCCCAGAACATGGGGGTCCCCGCTTCCCGCATCATCTTCTCCCCCGTGGCCCCCAAAGAGGAGCACGTGAGGCGGGGCCAGCTGGCCGACGTGTGCCTGGACACGCCCCTGTGCAACGGGCACACCACGGGCATGGACGTCCTGTGGGCCGGGACGCCCATGGTCACCATGCCAG gTGAAACGCTGGCCTCACGAGTGGCGGCCTCGCAACTCAGCTGCCTCGGCTGTCCGGAACTCATCGCTCATAGTCGACAGGATTACGAAGACGTAGCGGTCAAGCTGGGCTCCGACATGGAATA CTTAAAGATGATTCGAGCTCGTGTTTGGAAGCAGCGCATCTGCAGTCCTCTCTTCAACACCAAGCAGTACACCATGGACCTGGAAAAACTCTACTTGAAAATGTGGGAGCACCACAGCAACGGCAAGAAGCCCGAAAACATGTTTAAAGTCCACGCGGTAGAAAGCAGCGACAGCGCCTGA